A DNA window from Hevea brasiliensis isolate MT/VB/25A 57/8 unplaced genomic scaffold, ASM3005281v1 Scaf95, whole genome shotgun sequence contains the following coding sequences:
- the LOC131169101 gene encoding uncharacterized protein LOC131169101 — translation MNLHNYLVVFNYLMVFLESLLNFFNLLFLCSSPKTPIDLAIDFILHDFEMAELATLLALKEPTAFSAILTFTDTHGECIPWFKCPDCNVDQWGIETNRVSIENGQGMQWRQWICPHGDAAKP, via the exons ATGAATTTACATAATTACTTAGTGGTCTTTAATTACTTAATGGTCTTTCTTGAATCTTTACTTAATTTCTTTAATCTTTTGTTTTTGTGTAGCTCTCCCAAGACGCCAATAGATCTCGCCATTGACTTCATTCTCCATGACTTTGAGATGGCAG AGCTGGCAACATTACTTGCACTGAAGGAACCAACTGCTTTCTCAGCCATATTAACTTTTACAGACA CACATGGAGAATGCATACCCTGGTTCAAATGTCCTGATTGTAACGTTGACCAATGGGGAATCGAAACGAATCGAGTCTCAATCGAAAATGGCCAAGGCATGCAATGGAGGCAATGGATATGTCCTCACGGCGATGCTGCTAAGCCCTAA